A single region of the Mycobacterium lentiflavum genome encodes:
- a CDS encoding alpha/beta fold hydrolase: MPTDLLTCRGGQGEPLILVHGLMGRGTTWSRQLPWLTRLGTVYTYDAPWHRGRDVEDPYPISTERFVADLADAVTTLETPVRLVGHSMGALHSWCLAAQRPELVSALVLEDMAPDFRGRTTGPWEPWLHALPVEFDTAERVYNEFGPVAGRYFLEAFDHTDTGWRLHGHTARWIEIAAEWGTRDYWEHWLAVRVPALLLEAGNSVTPPGQMRDMYEKHSAATYLAIPEAGHLIHDEAPQVYREAVELFLAG; encoded by the coding sequence ATGCCCACCGATCTGTTGACTTGCCGGGGCGGGCAAGGCGAGCCGTTGATATTGGTCCACGGCCTGATGGGCCGTGGCACCACCTGGTCGCGCCAGCTGCCGTGGCTGACCCGGCTGGGCACCGTCTACACCTACGATGCGCCGTGGCATCGGGGCCGCGACGTCGAGGACCCGTACCCGATCAGCACCGAACGCTTCGTGGCCGACCTCGCCGATGCGGTAACCACATTGGAGACGCCGGTGCGGCTGGTGGGACATTCGATGGGGGCACTGCACTCCTGGTGCCTGGCCGCACAGCGCCCCGAATTGGTGTCGGCCCTGGTCCTCGAGGACATGGCGCCCGACTTTCGCGGCCGTACCACCGGTCCGTGGGAGCCATGGCTGCACGCGCTTCCGGTCGAATTCGACACTGCCGAACGGGTTTACAACGAGTTCGGTCCGGTCGCCGGCCGCTACTTCCTGGAAGCCTTCGACCATACCGACACCGGTTGGCGGTTACACGGTCACACCGCGCGATGGATCGAGATCGCCGCCGAATGGGGCACCCGGGACTACTGGGAGCACTGGCTCGCGGTCCGCGTGCCGGCGCTGCTGCTCGAGGCAGGCAATTCCGTCACTCCGCCCGGCCAGATGCGCGATATGTACGAAAAACATTCGGCGGCAACATATTTAGCAATTCCCGAAGCCGGCCATCTGATTCACGACGAAGCGCCGCAGGTCTACCGTGAAGCGGTCGAACTATTCCTCGCCGGCTAG
- the mhuD gene encoding mycobilin-forming heme oxygenase MhuD, with amino-acid sequence MPPVVKINAIEVPADAGPELEKRFAHRAHAVDNQPGFLGFQLLRPVKGENRYFVVTHWESDEAFQAWASGPAVEAHAGQRANPVATGASLLEFEVVMDVAGSKPSE; translated from the coding sequence ATGCCGCCAGTGGTGAAGATCAACGCAATTGAAGTGCCCGCCGACGCTGGTCCTGAGCTGGAAAAGCGCTTCGCCCATCGCGCCCATGCGGTGGACAACCAGCCCGGCTTCCTCGGCTTTCAGCTGCTGCGTCCGGTGAAGGGCGAGAACCGCTACTTCGTCGTGACACACTGGGAGTCCGATGAAGCATTCCAGGCGTGGGCGAGTGGGCCCGCCGTCGAAGCCCATGCTGGTCAGCGCGCCAACCCGGTGGCGACCGGGGCGTCGCTGCTGGAATTCGAGGTTGTCATGGACGTCGCGGGGAGCAAGCCGTCTGAATAG
- a CDS encoding serine hydrolase, protein MSWTSRGASRLNRLHRLGPAGQRVLAVTAAAALVATLAPGCSSSPSPQANAANPGRAIDTRTPPGLRAQQTVDMLNSDWPIGPIGVRTLAAPDEVDSVEKTMEELWWDRPFTLDGVDISASVATLHLTSSYGARQDIRIHTDDIGRVDRFELDTMAPTITSWHDIDATLSKTGARYSYQVAKVDKSVPGHCDPVMGTNTVESLPLASIFKLYVLHALAGAVRNHTVSWDEQLTVTDKSKAVGSSGLGLAPGDHVSVRTAAAKMIANSDNMATDLLIERMGKHAIESALASAGHHDPASMTPFPTMYELFSIGWGEPDLRSQWQNATPQVRAQLLAQANSAPYQPDPARAHTPASASGVEWYGSAEDICRVHAALQADAVGEAAPVKQILSAVSGIQLDRNVWPYIGAKAGGLPGDLTFSWYAVDKTQQPWVVSFQLNWPRDHGPKVTGWMLGVAKKTFALVAPQ, encoded by the coding sequence TTGTCATGGACGTCGCGGGGAGCAAGCCGTCTGAATAGGCTGCACAGGCTGGGTCCCGCAGGACAGCGCGTGTTGGCCGTGACGGCGGCCGCGGCACTCGTGGCGACTCTGGCTCCGGGTTGCTCGTCTTCGCCGTCACCGCAGGCAAACGCGGCCAATCCGGGACGAGCGATCGACACCCGGACACCTCCGGGACTGCGGGCCCAGCAGACCGTCGACATGCTCAATTCCGACTGGCCGATCGGCCCGATCGGAGTGCGCACGCTTGCCGCGCCCGACGAGGTGGACTCGGTCGAAAAGACCATGGAAGAACTTTGGTGGGATCGTCCCTTCACCCTGGACGGGGTCGACATCAGCGCCAGTGTCGCCACGCTGCACCTCACCTCGTCCTACGGCGCGCGCCAAGACATCCGGATCCACACCGATGACATCGGCCGGGTTGATCGATTCGAGCTCGACACGATGGCGCCGACGATCACCTCGTGGCATGACATCGATGCGACGCTGAGCAAGACCGGCGCGCGGTACTCCTATCAGGTCGCCAAGGTCGACAAGTCCGTTCCGGGCCACTGCGATCCCGTGATGGGGACCAATACCGTCGAATCTCTGCCGCTGGCATCGATTTTCAAGTTGTACGTGCTGCACGCCCTGGCCGGCGCGGTGCGCAACCACACGGTGTCCTGGGACGAACAGCTGACCGTTACCGACAAGAGCAAGGCGGTGGGCTCTTCGGGCCTGGGACTTGCTCCCGGCGACCATGTCTCGGTGCGCACCGCGGCCGCGAAGATGATCGCCAACAGCGACAACATGGCCACCGACTTGCTGATCGAAAGAATGGGCAAGCACGCCATCGAATCCGCGCTCGCCTCGGCCGGCCATCACGATCCGGCCAGCATGACCCCGTTCCCCACGATGTACGAGCTGTTCTCGATCGGCTGGGGCGAACCGGATCTGCGCAGCCAGTGGCAGAACGCGACCCCGCAGGTCCGCGCCCAGCTGCTGGCGCAGGCGAATTCCGCTCCCTACCAACCTGATCCGGCGCGCGCCCACACTCCCGCCTCGGCCTCCGGGGTGGAGTGGTATGGCAGCGCCGAGGACATCTGCCGGGTTCATGCCGCGCTGCAGGCCGACGCCGTCGGCGAAGCCGCACCCGTCAAGCAGATCCTGTCGGCCGTGTCGGGTATCCAGCTGGACCGAAACGTGTGGCCGTACATCGGCGCGAAAGCCGGTGGGCTACCGGGCGATCTGACCTTCAGCTGGTACGCCGTCGACAAGACGCAGCAACCGTGGGTGGTCAGTTTCCAGCTGAACTGGCCGCGTGACCATGGGCCGAAGGTGACCGGCTGGATGCTGGGAGTGGCCAAGAAGACTTTCGCGCTGGTCGCGCCGCAGTAA
- a CDS encoding histidine phosphatase family protein, whose product MTEVVRLAMVSHAMTDAMAAVRFPADEPLSDIGRRQAEAAAGLDIRGARQLAGPEMRVRQTAQLLGLDATTEPRLADLDCGIWRGQTLEGVPAADREAWLSDPAASPHGGESIVDLIDRVGGWLDSLANNTLRVVAVTHPAIIRAAIVITLGVAPTSFWRIDIAPLSCIAINFRENRWTLRM is encoded by the coding sequence GTGACGGAGGTCGTGCGGCTGGCAATGGTGTCGCACGCTATGACCGATGCGATGGCGGCCGTGCGTTTTCCGGCCGACGAGCCGCTTAGTGATATCGGTCGTCGACAGGCCGAAGCCGCTGCGGGCCTTGATATTCGCGGCGCTCGCCAGCTGGCTGGCCCCGAAATGCGGGTCCGGCAAACCGCGCAGTTGCTGGGCCTGGATGCCACGACCGAGCCGCGGCTGGCCGATCTCGATTGCGGGATATGGCGTGGGCAGACCCTCGAGGGTGTCCCCGCGGCCGACCGCGAGGCGTGGCTGAGTGATCCGGCTGCGTCGCCGCACGGCGGCGAGTCCATCGTCGACCTGATTGACCGCGTGGGTGGATGGCTGGATTCCTTGGCCAACAACACCTTACGGGTGGTGGCGGTCACCCATCCAGCGATCATCCGGGCGGCAATCGTCATCACCCTTGGCGTTGCACCGACATCGTTTTGGCGCATCGACATCGCGCCGCTGAGCTGCATCGCCATAAACTTTCGCGAAAATCGTTGGACACTAAGGATGTAA
- a CDS encoding CbtA family protein, which produces MEKRLIGRGLLAGAIGAVLAFIFARVCAEPVISRAIEFEDGRTDAENAHGVHEHGAELFTRGVQANPGLGFGVLIFGLAMGALFAVLFCVLHARAQSPAPRRLSLLLAAGAFVAVYLVPFVKYPPNPPAVGQSDTIGMRTAWYLTMVLVSVVLAVAAVWLARSLTDRFGAWNGRLLAAGAYLVAVAVVMVLLPAVDETPEPLRDASGAIVYPGFPADVLYEFRLLSLGTQLLLWVTIGLVFATLAGRLLGERTESGRVASTVA; this is translated from the coding sequence GTGGAGAAGCGTCTGATCGGACGCGGGCTGCTGGCGGGCGCAATCGGCGCCGTGCTGGCATTCATATTCGCCCGTGTGTGTGCCGAACCCGTCATTTCCCGCGCGATCGAATTTGAGGACGGTCGAACTGACGCCGAGAACGCCCACGGCGTGCACGAACATGGCGCCGAGCTGTTCACTCGTGGCGTGCAGGCCAACCCAGGGCTGGGTTTCGGGGTGCTGATCTTCGGTCTGGCGATGGGCGCATTGTTCGCGGTGCTGTTCTGCGTCTTGCATGCCCGCGCGCAAAGCCCTGCACCACGCCGGCTTTCGCTGCTTCTGGCGGCCGGTGCGTTCGTGGCGGTGTACCTGGTCCCCTTCGTGAAATATCCCCCGAATCCACCGGCCGTCGGCCAGTCCGACACGATCGGGATGCGCACGGCCTGGTACCTGACGATGGTGCTGGTCTCGGTGGTGCTGGCGGTTGCGGCGGTTTGGCTGGCTCGGTCGTTGACCGACCGGTTCGGCGCGTGGAATGGACGGCTGCTCGCCGCCGGGGCTTACCTGGTGGCCGTCGCGGTGGTGATGGTGTTGTTACCCGCGGTCGACGAGACGCCCGAACCGTTGCGCGACGCCTCGGGTGCGATCGTCTATCCCGGCTTTCCCGCGGATGTCCTCTACGAATTCAGGTTGCTGTCGCTGGGCACGCAGTTGTTGCTCTGGGTGACCATCGGCTTGGTCTTCGCGACGCTGGCGGGGCGGTTGCTGGGAGAGCGCACCGAGAGCGGACGGGTAGCGAGCACCGTCGCGTGA
- a CDS encoding CbtB domain-containing protein, translating into MSSSETTGARSIDLSAARAALWLAATAFLALLALYFVGVDQGAVSLFGSDTHVHEFVHDARHLLGFPCH; encoded by the coding sequence GTGTCCAGTTCCGAGACGACCGGTGCCCGCTCGATTGATTTGTCGGCGGCACGTGCCGCGCTCTGGTTGGCGGCAACCGCCTTCCTGGCGTTGTTGGCTCTTTACTTCGTCGGTGTCGATCAGGGCGCGGTGTCGCTGTTCGGCAGCGACACGCATGTGCATGAATTCGTGCACGATGCGCGCCATCTCCTCGGCTTCCCCTGCCACTGA
- a CDS encoding YbjQ family protein: MLIVTTNDLPGWEIRRVCGEVFGLTVRSRNAFSQMGAGFKAMFGGELAGMTKNLAESRNEAMGRLISEARNRGGNAIIAMRFDTTEIGDVWTEICAYGTAVEAVPVTDGAKYTASQLGYGGGPAQQ; encoded by the coding sequence GTGCTGATCGTCACCACGAATGACCTGCCGGGCTGGGAGATTCGACGCGTCTGCGGCGAAGTGTTCGGCCTGACGGTCCGATCGCGAAATGCGTTCTCCCAGATGGGCGCGGGCTTCAAGGCCATGTTCGGCGGGGAGCTGGCCGGGATGACCAAGAACTTGGCCGAAAGCCGCAACGAGGCGATGGGCCGGCTGATCTCGGAGGCGCGCAACCGCGGCGGCAACGCGATCATCGCGATGCGATTCGACACCACCGAGATCGGCGACGTCTGGACCGAGATCTGCGCCTACGGCACGGCCGTGGAGGCGGTGCCGGTCACGGACGGGGCGAAGTACACGGCCAGCCAGCTCGGCTACGGTGGCGGCCCCGCGCAGCAGTGA
- the clpC1 gene encoding ATP-dependent protease ATP-binding subunit ClpC, whose protein sequence is MFERFTDRARRVVVLAQEEARMLNHNYIGTEHILLGLIHEGEGVAAKSLESLGISLEGVRSQVEEIIGQGQQAPSGHIPFTPRAKKVLELSLREALQLGHNYIGTEHILLGLIREGEGVAAQVLVKLGAELTRVRQQVIQLLSGYQGKEAAEAGTGGRGGESGSPSTSLVLDQFGRNLTAAAMEGKLDPVIGREKEIERVMQVLSRRTKNNPVLIGEPGVGKTAVVEGLAQAIVHGEVPETLKDKQLYTLDLGSLVAGSRYRGDFEERLKKVLKEINTRGDIILFIDELHTLVGAGAAEGAIDAASILKPKLARGELQTIGATTLDEYRKYIEKDAALERRFQPVQVGEPTVEHTIEILKGLRDRYEAHHRVSITDSAMVAAATLADRYINDRFLPDKAIDLIDEAGARMRIRRMTAPPDLREFDEKIAEARREKESAIDAQDFEKAASLRDREKQLVAQRTEREKQWRSGDLDVVAEVDDEQIAEVLGNWTGIPVFKLTEAETTRLLRMEDELHKRIIGQVDAVKAVSKAIRRTRAGLKDPKRPSGSFIFAGPSGVGKTELSKALANFLFGDDDALIQIDMGEFHDRFTASRLFGAPPGYVGYEEGGQLTEKVRRKPFSVVLFDEIEKAHQEIYNSLLQVLEDGRLTDGQGRTVDFKNTVLIFTSNLGTSDISKPVGLGFTQGGGENDYERMKQKVNDELKKHFRPEFLNRIDDIIVFHQLTRDEIIQMVDLMIERVGKQLKTKDMALELTDKAKSLLAKRGFDPVLGARPLRRTIQREIEDQLSEKILFDEVGPGQVVTVDVDNWDGEGTGEDAVFTFTGTRKPPAEPELQKAGAHAAPENQ, encoded by the coding sequence ATGTTCGAAAGATTTACTGACCGTGCCCGCAGGGTGGTCGTCCTGGCCCAAGAAGAGGCCCGGATGCTCAACCACAACTACATCGGCACCGAGCACATCCTGCTGGGTCTGATTCACGAAGGTGAAGGCGTCGCCGCGAAGTCGCTGGAGTCGCTGGGTATCTCGCTCGAAGGTGTCCGCAGCCAGGTCGAGGAGATCATCGGCCAGGGCCAGCAGGCCCCGTCCGGGCACATCCCTTTCACCCCGCGTGCCAAGAAGGTTCTCGAGCTGAGCCTGCGCGAGGCGCTGCAGCTCGGCCACAACTACATCGGCACCGAGCACATCCTGCTCGGCCTGATCCGGGAGGGCGAGGGCGTTGCCGCCCAGGTGCTCGTGAAGCTCGGCGCCGAGCTGACCCGGGTGCGCCAACAGGTGATTCAGCTGCTCAGCGGCTACCAGGGCAAGGAGGCCGCCGAGGCCGGGACCGGTGGCCGCGGCGGCGAGTCGGGCAGCCCGTCCACGTCGTTGGTGCTCGACCAGTTCGGGCGCAACCTGACGGCTGCCGCGATGGAAGGCAAGCTGGACCCCGTCATCGGCCGCGAGAAGGAAATCGAGCGGGTGATGCAGGTGTTGAGCCGGCGCACCAAGAACAACCCGGTGCTGATCGGCGAGCCCGGCGTCGGCAAGACCGCCGTGGTCGAGGGCCTGGCGCAGGCCATCGTGCACGGCGAGGTGCCCGAGACGCTGAAGGACAAGCAGCTCTACACCCTCGACCTGGGATCGCTGGTCGCCGGCAGCCGTTACCGCGGTGACTTCGAAGAACGCCTGAAGAAGGTGCTCAAAGAGATCAACACCCGCGGCGACATCATCCTGTTCATCGACGAGCTGCACACGCTGGTGGGTGCCGGGGCCGCCGAGGGCGCGATCGATGCCGCGTCGATCCTGAAGCCGAAGCTGGCCCGTGGCGAGCTGCAGACAATCGGCGCCACCACCCTCGACGAGTACCGCAAGTACATCGAGAAGGACGCCGCCCTGGAGCGCCGCTTCCAGCCGGTGCAGGTGGGCGAGCCGACGGTGGAGCACACCATCGAGATCCTCAAGGGCCTGCGCGACCGCTACGAGGCGCACCACCGGGTTTCGATCACCGATTCCGCGATGGTTGCGGCCGCCACACTGGCCGACCGCTACATCAACGACCGGTTCCTGCCGGACAAGGCGATCGACCTGATCGACGAGGCGGGCGCCCGGATGCGCATCCGCCGGATGACCGCGCCGCCAGACCTGCGCGAGTTCGACGAGAAGATCGCCGAGGCACGCCGGGAGAAGGAATCGGCGATCGACGCACAGGACTTCGAGAAGGCCGCCAGTCTGCGCGACCGGGAGAAGCAACTGGTCGCCCAGCGGACCGAGCGCGAAAAGCAGTGGCGTTCAGGTGATCTCGATGTGGTCGCCGAGGTCGACGACGAGCAGATCGCCGAGGTGTTGGGTAACTGGACCGGCATCCCGGTGTTCAAACTCACCGAGGCGGAGACCACCCGCCTACTGCGCATGGAAGACGAGCTGCACAAGCGGATCATCGGCCAGGTGGATGCGGTCAAGGCTGTCTCCAAGGCGATCCGCCGCACCCGCGCCGGGTTGAAGGACCCCAAGCGCCCGTCCGGTTCGTTCATCTTCGCCGGCCCCTCCGGTGTCGGTAAGACCGAGCTGTCCAAGGCGCTGGCCAACTTCCTGTTCGGCGACGACGACGCGCTCATCCAGATCGACATGGGCGAGTTCCACGACCGGTTCACCGCGTCGCGGTTGTTCGGCGCCCCGCCGGGCTACGTCGGCTACGAGGAGGGTGGTCAGCTCACCGAGAAGGTGCGCCGCAAGCCGTTCTCCGTGGTGCTGTTCGACGAGATCGAGAAGGCACACCAGGAGATCTACAACAGCCTGTTGCAGGTCCTCGAGGATGGCCGGCTCACCGACGGGCAGGGTCGCACGGTCGACTTCAAGAACACCGTGCTGATCTTCACGTCCAACCTCGGTACGTCGGACATCTCCAAGCCGGTCGGCCTGGGCTTCACCCAGGGCGGCGGGGAGAACGACTACGAGCGGATGAAGCAGAAGGTCAACGACGAGCTGAAGAAACACTTCCGCCCGGAGTTCCTGAACCGTATCGACGACATCATCGTCTTCCACCAGCTGACTCGCGACGAGATCATCCAGATGGTGGACCTGATGATCGAGCGCGTCGGCAAGCAGCTCAAGACCAAGGACATGGCTCTGGAGCTGACCGACAAGGCCAAGTCGTTGCTGGCCAAGCGCGGCTTCGACCCGGTGCTGGGTGCTCGCCCGCTGCGGCGCACCATCCAGCGCGAGATCGAGGACCAGCTGTCGGAGAAGATCCTCTTCGACGAGGTCGGACCCGGACAGGTCGTCACCGTCGACGTGGACAACTGGGACGGCGAAGGCACCGGCGAGGACGCGGTCTTCACATTCACCGGAACGCGTAAGCCGCCGGCCGAGCCGGAGCTGCAGAAGGCCGGAGCGCACGCCGCGCCCGAGAACCAGTAG
- the lsr2 gene encoding histone-like nucleoid-structuring protein Lsr2, producing MAKKVTVTLVDDFDGAGAADETVEFGLDGVTYEIDLSTKNAAKLRGDLKQWVAAGRRVGGRRRGRSGSGRGRGAIDREQSAAIREWARRNGHNVSTRGRIPADVIDAFHAAT from the coding sequence ATGGCGAAAAAAGTCACCGTCACCTTGGTTGATGATTTCGACGGTGCAGGTGCCGCCGACGAAACCGTCGAATTCGGGCTTGACGGGGTGACCTATGAGATTGATCTTTCAACGAAGAATGCGGCGAAACTCCGCGGTGATCTGAAACAGTGGGTGGCAGCCGGCCGCCGCGTCGGGGGTCGTCGTCGGGGGCGTTCCGGTTCTGGCCGCGGCCGCGGGGCGATCGACCGCGAGCAGAGCGCTGCGATCCGCGAATGGGCCCGCCGAAATGGACACAACGTGTCGACGCGCGGCCGCATCCCGGCGGACGTGATCGACGCATTCCACGCGGCCACCTGA
- the lysS gene encoding lysine--tRNA ligase produces the protein MSAADQDLPEQFRIRRDKRARLLAEGLDPYPVAIERTHTLAQVRSAYPDLAVDTATDDIVGVAGRVIFARNSGKLCFATLQDGDGATLQVMISLDKVGQDSLDAWKADVDLGDIVYVHGNVISSRRGELSVLADSWRIAAKSLRPLPVAHKDMSEESRVRQRYVDLIVRPQAREVARQRIAVVRAIRNALERRGFLEVETPILQTLAGGAAARPFITHSNALDIDLYLRIAPELFLKRCIVGGFDKVFELNRVFRNEGSDSTHSPEFSMLETYQTYGTYDDSALVTRELIQEVADEAIGTRQLPLPDGSVYDIDGEWASIEMYPSLSAALGEEITPQTSVERLWDIADRLGPDFPEIPTDRGYGHGKLVEELWEHAVGNTLTAPTFVKDFPVETTPLTRQHRSIPGVTEKWDLYVRGVELATGYSELNDPVVQRERFAEQARAAAAGDDEAMLLDEDFLAALEYGMPPTTGTGMGIDRLLMTLTGLSIRETVLFPIVRPHSS, from the coding sequence GTGAGTGCCGCCGATCAAGACCTTCCCGAGCAATTCCGGATTCGACGGGATAAGCGTGCTCGGCTGCTGGCCGAGGGGCTCGACCCCTACCCGGTGGCCATCGAACGCACCCACACGCTGGCTCAGGTCCGCTCCGCATACCCCGACCTGGCGGTCGACACCGCGACTGACGACATCGTCGGTGTGGCAGGACGGGTCATATTCGCGCGCAATTCCGGCAAATTGTGTTTTGCGACGCTGCAAGACGGTGACGGCGCCACGCTGCAGGTAATGATCAGCCTGGACAAGGTCGGCCAAGATTCGCTGGACGCGTGGAAAGCCGACGTCGACCTCGGTGACATCGTCTACGTGCATGGCAACGTGATCAGCTCGCGACGCGGCGAATTGTCCGTCCTCGCCGATTCCTGGCGGATCGCAGCCAAGTCACTGCGGCCGCTGCCCGTCGCGCATAAGGACATGAGCGAGGAATCGCGGGTGCGGCAGCGTTATGTCGACCTGATCGTGCGCCCCCAAGCGCGCGAGGTGGCCAGGCAGCGAATCGCCGTTGTCCGCGCCATACGCAACGCACTGGAACGGCGCGGGTTTCTCGAAGTCGAAACGCCAATCTTGCAGACACTGGCCGGTGGCGCCGCCGCTCGGCCGTTCATCACGCATTCCAATGCGCTCGACATCGATCTCTACCTGAGGATCGCGCCGGAACTGTTCCTCAAGCGATGCATCGTCGGTGGATTCGACAAGGTCTTCGAGCTAAATCGCGTGTTCAGAAACGAAGGTTCTGATTCAACACATTCTCCGGAATTCTCGATGTTGGAGACCTACCAGACGTACGGGACCTATGACGATTCGGCACTCGTCACGCGAGAGCTTATTCAAGAGGTGGCCGACGAGGCGATCGGTACCCGACAACTCCCGTTGCCAGACGGCAGCGTCTACGACATAGACGGAGAATGGGCGTCGATAGAAATGTATCCGTCGCTGTCTGCGGCACTCGGTGAAGAGATCACACCGCAGACCTCGGTGGAGCGGCTATGGGACATCGCGGACCGGCTCGGCCCGGACTTCCCGGAGATACCCACCGACCGCGGCTACGGACACGGAAAGCTCGTCGAGGAACTGTGGGAGCACGCGGTGGGTAATACGCTGACCGCGCCGACGTTCGTCAAGGATTTCCCTGTCGAGACAACACCTTTGACTCGCCAGCATCGCAGCATCCCAGGTGTGACCGAGAAGTGGGATCTCTATGTGCGCGGAGTGGAGCTGGCCACCGGGTACTCGGAATTAAACGATCCGGTCGTCCAGCGCGAACGATTTGCCGAACAAGCGCGCGCCGCGGCGGCCGGCGACGACGAGGCCATGCTGCTTGATGAAGATTTTCTCGCGGCACTGGAGTATGGGATGCCGCCAACCACCGGAACGGGAATGGGTATCGACCGGTTGTTGATGACTTTGACCGGCCTGTCAATTAGAGAGACAGTTTTGTTCCCGATTGTTCGACCGCACTCCAGCTGA
- a CDS encoding type III pantothenate kinase produces MLLAIDVRNTHTVVGLLSGAKEHAKVVQQWRIRTESEVTADELALTIDGLIGDDSERLTGAVALSTVPSVLHEVRVMLDQYWPSVPHVLIEPGVRTGIPLLVDNPKEVGADRIVNCLAAFQKFGKPCIVVDFGSSICVDVVSAKGEFLGGAIAPGIQVSSDAAAARSAALRRVELSRPRSVVGKNTVECMQAGAVFGFAGLVDGLVARIREDVDGFSGDDVVVVATGHTAPLLLSELQTVAHYDQHLTLQGLRLVFERNRDAQRGRLKTAR; encoded by the coding sequence GTGCTGCTGGCGATCGACGTCCGAAACACGCACACCGTCGTCGGGCTGCTGTCCGGCGCCAAGGAGCACGCAAAAGTCGTGCAGCAGTGGCGGATCCGCACCGAATCCGAGGTCACCGCGGACGAACTGGCGCTGACCATCGACGGCCTGATCGGCGACGACTCCGAGCGGTTGACCGGGGCCGTGGCGCTGTCCACCGTCCCGTCGGTGCTGCACGAGGTGCGCGTCATGCTCGACCAGTACTGGCCGTCGGTGCCGCACGTGCTGATAGAGCCCGGCGTGCGGACCGGGATACCGCTGCTCGTCGACAATCCGAAGGAAGTGGGCGCCGACCGGATCGTCAACTGCCTGGCGGCCTTTCAGAAATTCGGGAAGCCCTGCATCGTCGTCGACTTCGGATCGTCGATCTGTGTTGACGTGGTGTCGGCCAAGGGTGAGTTCCTCGGCGGCGCCATCGCGCCCGGGATTCAGGTCTCCTCGGATGCCGCCGCGGCCCGCTCTGCCGCGCTGCGCCGGGTCGAGTTGTCCCGGCCCCGGTCGGTGGTTGGCAAGAACACCGTCGAGTGCATGCAGGCCGGCGCGGTGTTCGGTTTCGCCGGACTGGTCGACGGCCTGGTGGCGCGCATCCGCGAAGATGTCGACGGCTTCTCCGGCGACGACGTGGTGGTGGTGGCGACCGGCCACACCGCGCCGCTGCTGCTGTCCGAGCTGCAGACCGTCGCCCACTACGACCAGCACCTGACGCTGCAGGGGCTGCGGCTGGTCTTCGAGCGCAACCGCGACGCGCAGCGCGGCCGGCTCAAGACCGCACGCTGA
- the panD gene encoding aspartate 1-decarboxylase — MFRTMLKSKIHRATVTQADLHYVGSVTIDADLMDAADLLEGEQVTIVDIDNGARLVTYAITGERGTGIIGINGAAAHLVHPGDLVILIAYGTMDDAEARAYQPRIVFVDADNKQIDLGSDPAFVPDFETLGAAELLPARGRYPHNPRIGAR; from the coding sequence ATGTTTCGCACGATGCTGAAATCGAAGATCCACCGCGCCACGGTCACGCAGGCTGATCTGCACTACGTCGGCTCGGTGACGATCGACGCCGACCTGATGGACGCGGCCGACCTGCTCGAAGGCGAGCAGGTGACGATCGTCGACATCGACAACGGCGCCCGCCTCGTCACCTACGCGATCACCGGCGAGCGTGGCACCGGCATCATCGGAATCAATGGTGCGGCAGCACATCTCGTGCACCCCGGCGACCTGGTGATCCTGATCGCCTACGGTACGATGGACGACGCCGAGGCACGCGCCTACCAGCCGCGCATTGTCTTCGTCGACGCCGACAACAAGCAGATCGACCTGGGTAGCGATCCGGCATTCGTGCCCGACTTCGAAACACTCGGAGCGGCCGAATTGCTCCCCGCCCGCGGGCGGTACCCTCACAATCCCCGGATCGGCGCGCGTTAA